Proteins from one Sabethes cyaneus chromosome 2, idSabCyanKW18_F2, whole genome shotgun sequence genomic window:
- the LOC128733767 gene encoding uncharacterized protein LOC128733767 — protein MPAEKKMKAKELKWKNVVEALKRVDEFLVNYAPDEHQYEVPLRLERLEKLNEAFEMIQSEYEQLDDSEQFLIANMECRAKIEEQYFRIKASLISKMPQPVPVPVAQTSASEPQLIPSGLANVKLPTITLPEFDGDFNNWLTFHDTFVSMIHASTEISCVQKFHYLRAALKGEAANLIQSITITAANYSVAWDTLVKRYSNKAILRKKHIRALLKYPKILNSNVDALHKIVDDFQRHVKVLQQLGEPVEHFSSILIELLEDKLDDASLQAWEESVSSEEQPTYTKLIEFLLKRTRVLENILINRPQHANPKSGGQHSGHKRPFQFRVNTNAMTEAAPKMFPPCPACEEDKHSMVECPVFNGLDVKGRLKVLTDKKLCSNCFRSNHFARTCRSKYRCRHCHKRHHSMIHPGPFRSAENDPVADRAPPGAFQIATAVATPFSPDPVQLNTAAKETSGNVILSTVVLLIVDAYGEEHIARALLDTGSQPNAISEHLCQQLHLPRKIVNVPIAGVDGITTNSKYQIRAEIRSRVTGFKDTLDFLVLRKVTSGTPPRSYTVSQWKIPDGIQLADPEFNVSRRIDLIIGAGDFYTQLLEGRLRLATNKSLLVESVFSWIVTGKTTIPAEEAQQTPVTCHVATVTSVDKLLERFWAVEEVSKTNYSITEQECEDLFSATTTRDATGRYIVRLPKQSKFEQLIGGSKFYALRRFKWLEQKLEKDADLKQQYCDFMAEYISLEHMRAIPEDHLDGPEAFYLPHHPVLQMNSSPPQLKTLRRVPVDRSRRGHSRPPSPISHGVVAKNFKRNAASFDPSGCQRTYVPYVINQIQLILKESTVRDGTINL, from the exons ATGCCTGCCGAGAAGAAAATGAAAGCTAAAGAGTTGAAGTGGAAAAATGTGGTAGAAGCGTTGAAGCGCGTGGATGAATTTCTAGTGAATTACGCTCCAGATGAGCATCAATATGAAGTGCCTCTACGACTCGAACGCTTAGAAAAGCTAAATGAAGCGTTCGAGATGATCCAGTCGGAATACGAACAGCTAGATGATAGCGAGCAGTTTTTAATTGCGAACATGGAATGTCGAGCAAAAATAGAAGAGCAGTATTTTCGCATCAAAGCCAGCCTGATCTCAAAGATGCCCCAGCCAGTCCCCGTTCCTGTTGCGCAAACGTCAGCTTCAGAACCCCAGCTCATCCCGTCCGGTCTAGCAAATGTGAAATTGCCAACGATAACGCTGCCAGAATTTGATGGAGATTTCAACAATTGGCTGACGTTCCACGATACGTTCGTTTCGATGATTCATGCCTCAACAGAAATATCTTGTGTGCAGAAGTTCCATTATCTCCGTGCGGCCTTGAAAGGAGAGGCTGCCAATCTGATCCAGTCTATTACCATTACTGCAGCAAATTATTCGGTGGCATGGGATACCCTTGTCAAGCGCTATTCCAATAAGGCAATACTACGCAAGAAGCACATTCGAGCGCTTTTGAAATACCCGAAGATCCTGAACAGTAACGTCGATGCTCTGCATAAAATCGTGGACGACTTTCAACGTCATGTAAAGGTGCTTCAGCAATTAGGCGAACCCGTTGAACATTTCAGTTCTATACTGATAGAGCTTTTGGAAGATAAGCTGGATGACGCATCATTGCAGGCATGGGAGGAATCAGTGTCATCGGAGGAACAACCCACGTACACTAAGTTGATTGAATTTTTGCTAAAGAGAACCCGTGTACTAGAGAACATTCTCATCAACCGTCCCCAGCACGCCAACCCCAAGTCCGGTGGCCAGCATTCAGGACATAAGAGACCCTTCCAGTTCCGCGTGAACACAAATGCCATGACCGAAGCTGCTCCGAAGATGTTCCCGCCCTGTCCCGCTTGTGAAGAAGACAAACATTCCATGGTTGAATGTCCTGTTTTTAATGGATTAGACGTAAAAGGCCGTCTTAAAGTGCTTACCGATAAAAAACTGTGCAGCAATTGCTTTCGAAGTAACCATTTTGCCCGTACCTGTCGGTCCAAATACCGTTGCAGACACTGCCATAAACGACATCATTCCATGATTCATCCCGGTCCTTTCCGGTCTGCAGAAAACGATCCCGTTGCTGATCGTGCACCGCCTGGCGCTTTTCAAATTGCTACCGCTGTTGCTACCCCGTTTTCACCCGATCCAGTTCAGTTAAATACTGCTGCAAAGGAAACTAGCGGAAACGTTATCCTGTCGACCGTTGTTCTTTTAATAGTTGATGCCTACGGTGAGGAGCATATAGCCCGAGCCCTGTTGGATACTGGATCGCAACCTAACGCGATCAGTGAGCATTTATGCCAGCAATTGCATCTTCCTCGAAAAATTGTTAACGTGCCCATTGCAGGCGTGGATGGTATAACAACCAATTCAAAATATCAAATCCGTGCTGAAATCCGTTCCCGAGTTACCGGATTCAAGGACACTCTTGATTTCTTGGTCCTACGAAAAGTGACCAGTGGCACACCTCCCAGATCGTACACTGTTTCACAATGGAAAATTCCAGATGGAATACAACTCGCCGATCCCGAGTTCAACGTTAGTCGTAGGATCGATCTGATTATTGGTGCCGGTGATTTCTACACGCAACTGTTGGAAGGTCGGCTACGATTGGCTACTAACAAATCCCTGTTAGTTGAGTCTGTGTTTAGTTGGATAGTAACAGGCAAGACCACAATACCCGCTGAAGAAGCCCAGCAAACACCAGTAACTTGTCATGTGGCGACAGTTACATCAGTCGACAAACTGCTCGAGCGTTTTTGGGCTGTAGAAGAAGTCAGTAAAACAAATTATTCGATCACCGAGCAAGAGTGCGAAGACCTTTTTTCTGCCACGACAACCCGAGATGCTACCGGAAGATACATCGTTCGATTACCGAAACAGTCTAAATTCGAACAGCTGATTGGAGGTTCGAAGTTCTACGCATTACGACGTTTCAAGTGGCTGGAGCAGAAATTAGAAAAGGACGCTGATCTTAAGCAACAATATTGTGATTTCATGGCAGAATATATTTCCCTGGAGCATATGCGTGCCATTCCCGAGGACCATTTGGACGGTCCCGAAGCTTTTTATCTCCCGCATCACCCTgtgcttcaaatg AATTCGTCACCACCCCAATTAAAAACGCTGCGTCGCGTCCCGGTGGACCGATCGCGCCGCGGTCACAGTAGGCCACCTTCTCCCATTAGTCACGGTGTGGTAGCGAAAAATTTTAAACGGAATGCCGCCTCCTTTGATCCAAGCGGTTGCCAACGCACGTACGTCCCGTACGTGATCAACCAGATCCAGTTGATTCTCAAAGAAAGTACCGTACGAGACGGCACGATCAATTTGTGA